From Clostridium cylindrosporum DSM 605, the proteins below share one genomic window:
- a CDS encoding nucleotidyltransferase domain-containing protein encodes MMMFGLKDYVIGSIVKQLEKFQEIEKAMIFGSRARGDYKTTSDIDIALFGTRITSTRLNLLRDAIYELDIIYTVDLINFEDIKKDGLKENILKDGKQIYIKNK; translated from the coding sequence ATGATGATGTTTGGTCTTAAAGATTATGTAATAGGGTCCATAGTAAAGCAGTTAGAAAAATTTCAAGAGATAGAGAAGGCTATGATTTTTGGGTCTAGGGCAAGAGGAGACTATAAAACTACATCGGATATAGATATAGCTTTGTTTGGAACTAGAATAACTTCTACTAGACTTAATTTACTAAGAGATGCAATTTATGAACTTGATATAATATATACAGTAGATCTTATAAATTTTGAGGATATAAAAAAGGATGGTCTTAAAGAGAACATACTTAAAGATGGTAAACAAATTTACATAAAGAATAAGTAA
- a CDS encoding GNAT family N-acetyltransferase, producing the protein MYIYTLKNSKSLCIRKAVVEDTEEILNISNQVAGETSNLSYSKGEYYMTYDQQYSYISRLKDSRNSCFLVGIIDGKIVASVTFLSSSRKRMEHRGEMGIAVLKDFWGVGVGKALMDCFLKWAKSNGITKKIDLLVREDNIPAISLYLKFGFQIEGRISKGMLVDSRFYDIYLMGKTLK; encoded by the coding sequence TTGTATATATATACTCTAAAAAATTCAAAAAGCCTTTGTATAAGAAAGGCAGTTGTTGAAGATACTGAGGAAATTTTGAATATTTCCAATCAGGTTGCAGGTGAAACGAGTAATCTTTCCTACTCTAAAGGAGAATATTACATGACCTATGATCAACAGTATTCATATATAAGTAGATTGAAAGATTCCAGAAATTCGTGCTTTTTAGTTGGGATAATAGATGGTAAGATAGTAGCATCTGTTACTTTTTTATCTTCAAGTAGAAAACGAATGGAACATAGAGGGGAAATGGGTATAGCAGTACTTAAAGACTTTTGGGGAGTAGGTGTTGGAAAGGCTCTTATGGACTGTTTCCTAAAGTGGGCTAAGTCAAACGGAATAACTAAGAAGATAGACCTATTAGTTAGAGAAGACAATATACCAGCAATAAGCCTTTACCTAAAGTTCGGATTTCAGATAGAGGGAAGAATATCAAAGGGTATGCTTGTAGATAGTAGGTTCTACGATATTTATCTAATGGGAAAAACACTAAAGTAG